A single window of Zea mays cultivar B73 chromosome 10, Zm-B73-REFERENCE-NAM-5.0, whole genome shotgun sequence DNA harbors:
- the LOC103641093 gene encoding zinc finger CCCH domain-containing protein 4: protein MVIRSSRLSHSGISHLPADEVKPLVKYDNDEDAHSPSGRGRGRGGRGRGRGRGRGGRGNGFNEYADAGWEDDHSPAYMGNGYARGRGRGFRGRGRRGGDNNQPEYQQVGGYYEEAPVHAPALDFHHL from the exons ATGGTCATCAG AAGTTCAAGGTTATCTCATTCTGGCATATCTCATTTGCCTGCTGATGAAGTGAAGCCTTTGGTTAAATATGATAATGATGAAG ATGCACACTCACCTAGTGGCCGTGGAAGGGGTCGTGGTGGTCGAGGCCGTGGGCGGGGCAGGGGCAGAGGTGGACGTG GAAATGGGTTCAATGAGTATGCTGATGCTGGTTGGGAAGACGATCACTCCCCTGCATATATGGGCAATGGATATGCCCGTGGAAGAGGTCGCGGTTTCAGGGGCCGTGGTAGGAGAGGCGGCGACAATAACCAGCCTGAATACCAACAGGTCGGAGGTTATTACGAGGAGGCACCTGTTCATGCTCCAGCTTTAG ATTTTCACCATTTGTAA